In Persicimonas caeni, a single window of DNA contains:
- a CDS encoding lytic transglycosylase domain-containing protein, whose translation MTEHRSFWYKSLGVICFAAAAVSLVPELAAQRFQGTAGGVDAAPIDAEGVEQVRKQLEVPGVTATASAKLVDARARAQAKAYAQIEGEALTRAHQAFVERRYDEAEQLLRALIEHRSTQQANSEQAKRTTAIERELDKARLLLAHLYSETDQHAQAAKVFAKISDDTPVGDFVDWLHARSLHAAGKPAQAAKLYESAYKKDTTLVKLRARVEQAHALADAKQWKEALPVLEESIDKFPDYPRRYLLLYQRARALEALGKLDDAAAAYQEAWFEFPHKDTGVKARQKVRQLAKQGHEAPEIDRDELFSRYRRLRINKHWPLAEKLFLELLEANKTEDGHSAFEHQILVQLALNDYVPQNYEEAFAWLEKLRKAYEAGHTAGIDDEFLYKYLSRTYSRMGQLDKALAMLEKAYENRGSYTLRSEKAQFFDDHGMYDRAKQIYDTFYSKWRKRGWQYTWLLYKTGEFQQAYENLTRLAERSRGQRRAKYMYWAARTLERGGNLEEAAKLYGDVSEAYELGYYGIQARNRLLDIQQRKAVDGSVLAGTQGLVERGDEVLEEMDRAGDALAKKQTQAPYRDPRLVQRTGEGEPAAPPQVADQVSHVKCEAETPEDQQFCELMAGKLTGRSKKALMMALAPMRPYSGLLSTGMPGMTPDQVAEAAFDDDESNDVVELGDKAGADAPAPRRGIQVTEKTRTAPRIRYNTEARIYWEGRSDSPVAFVKAEKGQVIGPLPDEPWAYDQEDYHGGLARAVDTVGELFPQLERAQWLRDAGYTKFSRWAIRDAALEFRGLSRRGKPYSKPHELPYERWEHLIDNRRREAGFWGYSSDEERYPVPDSARAKKRMLERHQKIYEKRDELDKLMLDAMKDVGDYHLVRRFTLGTGPWYRKDPQGPMRYKWMQAYPRAFPRQVLRESIKNGVNPYLVWALMTVESSYNPDSISPADALGLLQVIPRTGLKTAEMLGDEDFGPMDLLDEDIAIQHGAFYFSKLVKKFRGQELLAIAGYNGGPHRVAAWMDKRGRNMPMDEFVEEIPFNEARGYVKKVIRFLSLYLRVYEGVEEVYVGQKMRLDYLPQPNF comes from the coding sequence ATGACGGAGCATCGAAGCTTCTGGTACAAATCGCTCGGAGTCATCTGTTTTGCCGCGGCAGCCGTCTCGCTCGTTCCCGAGTTGGCCGCTCAACGCTTTCAGGGGACCGCAGGCGGAGTGGACGCCGCTCCGATCGACGCCGAGGGCGTCGAGCAGGTCCGAAAGCAACTCGAAGTCCCAGGGGTGACAGCCACAGCCAGCGCCAAGCTGGTCGACGCGCGTGCGCGAGCGCAAGCCAAGGCCTACGCCCAAATTGAAGGGGAGGCGCTCACGCGCGCTCACCAAGCGTTCGTCGAGCGACGCTACGACGAGGCCGAGCAACTCTTGCGCGCGCTGATCGAGCACCGATCGACACAGCAAGCGAACAGCGAGCAAGCGAAGCGCACGACCGCGATCGAGCGCGAGCTCGACAAGGCTCGCCTGCTGCTCGCCCACTTGTATAGCGAGACCGATCAACACGCCCAGGCCGCCAAGGTCTTCGCCAAAATTTCGGACGACACGCCCGTCGGCGACTTCGTCGACTGGTTGCACGCGCGCTCACTCCACGCCGCCGGCAAGCCGGCCCAGGCCGCCAAGCTCTACGAGTCGGCTTACAAAAAAGACACCACCTTGGTGAAGCTGCGCGCCCGCGTCGAGCAGGCACATGCCCTCGCCGACGCCAAGCAGTGGAAAGAAGCGCTGCCGGTGCTCGAAGAGTCGATCGATAAATTCCCGGACTATCCGCGTCGCTATCTGCTGCTCTACCAGCGCGCTCGGGCGCTCGAGGCGCTCGGCAAGCTCGACGATGCTGCGGCCGCCTACCAGGAGGCCTGGTTCGAGTTCCCGCACAAAGACACGGGAGTGAAGGCGCGCCAAAAGGTGCGCCAGCTCGCCAAGCAGGGCCACGAGGCCCCCGAAATCGACCGCGACGAGCTCTTCTCGCGCTACCGCCGCCTGCGCATCAACAAGCACTGGCCGCTGGCCGAGAAGCTCTTCTTGGAGCTGTTGGAGGCGAACAAGACCGAAGACGGCCATTCGGCCTTCGAGCACCAGATCCTCGTGCAGCTCGCGCTCAACGATTACGTGCCTCAGAACTACGAAGAGGCATTCGCCTGGCTCGAGAAGCTGCGCAAAGCCTACGAGGCAGGCCACACCGCCGGCATCGACGACGAGTTTCTCTACAAGTACTTGAGCCGCACCTACTCGCGGATGGGCCAGCTCGACAAGGCCCTGGCGATGCTCGAGAAGGCCTACGAGAATCGGGGCAGCTACACCCTGCGCTCAGAGAAGGCGCAGTTCTTCGATGATCACGGCATGTACGATCGTGCCAAGCAGATCTACGACACGTTCTACTCGAAGTGGCGCAAGCGCGGCTGGCAATACACCTGGCTGCTCTACAAAACCGGTGAGTTCCAGCAGGCCTACGAGAACCTGACACGCCTGGCCGAACGCTCGCGCGGCCAGCGCCGGGCGAAGTACATGTACTGGGCGGCGCGCACCCTGGAGCGTGGCGGCAACCTCGAAGAAGCCGCCAAGCTGTACGGGGACGTCTCCGAGGCCTACGAGCTCGGCTATTACGGCATCCAAGCGCGCAACCGCCTGCTCGATATCCAGCAGCGCAAGGCCGTCGACGGCTCGGTGCTCGCCGGCACCCAGGGCCTGGTCGAGCGAGGCGACGAGGTGCTCGAAGAGATGGACCGCGCCGGCGACGCGCTGGCCAAAAAGCAGACGCAGGCACCGTATCGCGACCCGCGTCTGGTGCAACGCACCGGCGAGGGCGAACCGGCCGCCCCGCCGCAGGTCGCCGACCAGGTCTCGCACGTAAAATGCGAGGCCGAGACCCCCGAGGACCAACAGTTTTGCGAGTTGATGGCCGGCAAGCTCACCGGCAGGAGCAAGAAGGCGCTGATGATGGCGCTCGCTCCGATGCGCCCCTACTCCGGGCTGCTTTCGACGGGCATGCCGGGGATGACCCCCGATCAGGTCGCCGAGGCCGCGTTTGACGATGACGAGAGTAACGATGTCGTCGAGCTGGGCGACAAAGCCGGCGCCGACGCGCCCGCGCCGCGCCGCGGCATCCAGGTCACCGAGAAGACCCGCACTGCCCCGCGTATCCGCTACAACACCGAAGCACGCATCTATTGGGAGGGCCGAAGCGACTCGCCGGTGGCGTTCGTCAAAGCCGAGAAAGGCCAGGTCATCGGACCGCTTCCCGACGAGCCGTGGGCGTACGATCAGGAAGACTATCACGGCGGACTCGCCCGCGCGGTCGACACGGTCGGCGAGCTGTTCCCGCAACTCGAGCGCGCCCAGTGGCTGCGCGACGCCGGCTACACCAAGTTTTCGCGCTGGGCCATCCGTGACGCGGCGCTCGAGTTCCGCGGACTGTCGCGCCGTGGAAAGCCCTACTCCAAGCCGCACGAGCTCCCCTACGAGCGCTGGGAGCACCTCATCGACAACCGCCGCCGCGAGGCAGGCTTCTGGGGCTACAGCTCCGACGAGGAGCGCTATCCGGTGCCCGACTCGGCCCGCGCCAAGAAGCGCATGCTCGAGCGCCATCAGAAGATTTACGAGAAGCGCGACGAGCTCGACAAGCTGATGCTCGACGCGATGAAGGACGTGGGTGACTACCACCTGGTGCGCCGCTTCACGTTGGGCACCGGCCCTTGGTACCGCAAGGACCCGCAGGGGCCGATGCGCTACAAGTGGATGCAGGCCTACCCGCGCGCCTTCCCGCGACAAGTCTTGCGCGAGAGCATCAAGAACGGAGTCAATCCGTACCTGGTGTGGGCGCTCATGACGGTGGAGAGTTCGTATAACCCCGACTCGATCAGCCCGGCCGACGCGCTCGGCCTGCTGCAGGTCATCCCGCGCACCGGGCTGAAGACCGCCGAGATGCTCGGCGACGAAGACTTCGGCCCCATGGACCTGCTCGACGAAGACATCGCCATCCAGCACGGCGCATTCTACTTCAGCAAGCTGGTCAAGAAGTTCCGCGGCCAAGAGCTTTTGGCCATCGCCGGCTACAACGGCGGCCCACACCGCGTCGCCGCCTGGATGGACAAGCGCGGCCGCAACATGCCGATGGACGAATTCGTCGAGGAGATCCCGTTCAACGAGGCGCGCGGCTACGTCAAAAAGGTCATCCGCTTCCTGTCGCTCTACCTGCGCGTCTACGAGGGCGTCGAGGAGGTGTACGTGGGCCAGAAAATGCGTCTGGACTATTTGCCGCAGCCGAATTTCTAG
- a CDS encoding YihY family inner membrane protein, which produces MDKFQRVARVRDIFASYRRGEFDSLTWWQRALVMPVELVWMVVRQFRHDDAVTLASSLAFISALSVVPMLSVATSLMAAFGVFESETGFINDVLATVTPSAAGDIAAYLKDFATNSANTVGGIGGVALVIISLVLTHKIEQTFTNIWRGTHDRPLLAKFLTFYAIITLGPVLLSLSFIHSARLQIYLSRFGIDTGFFSQSLPVIYALVLFTLMNKLLPNARVSWKAALVGGLFTAVAFELAKWGFNQYINLVILDAYNKIYGALGLIPIFLIWIYITWSIILIGAEMAYCFQNLRSMLLTRQRDEHSHGGSRQLYDPLVALEIFAPVASAFHRGDSPVSERALVESTHYDPTIVRETIKRLLKSNFLRRAQDKKSRGLLPARSLDTIRLDELVAVFLQDHVAQGSRPVDRLWEEFRTSTRRTLEGYTALELVDFDALPPEIEEAFDEPAVDEPAADGMAV; this is translated from the coding sequence ATGGATAAATTCCAACGCGTCGCTCGGGTGCGGGACATTTTTGCCAGTTACCGGCGAGGTGAGTTCGACTCATTGACCTGGTGGCAGCGCGCACTGGTGATGCCGGTCGAACTTGTCTGGATGGTCGTGCGCCAATTTCGCCACGACGACGCCGTAACTCTGGCGAGCAGCCTGGCGTTTATCTCGGCTCTGTCGGTGGTGCCGATGTTGTCGGTGGCCACCTCGCTGATGGCCGCCTTCGGAGTCTTCGAGTCGGAGACGGGCTTCATCAACGACGTGCTGGCCACGGTCACCCCGTCGGCCGCCGGCGACATCGCCGCCTACCTCAAGGATTTTGCCACCAACAGCGCCAACACCGTCGGAGGCATCGGCGGCGTGGCCTTGGTCATCATCAGCTTGGTCTTGACCCACAAGATCGAGCAGACCTTCACCAACATCTGGAGGGGCACCCACGATCGCCCCTTGTTGGCAAAATTTCTGACCTTCTACGCTATCATCACGCTCGGGCCGGTGCTCTTGTCGCTGTCTTTCATCCACTCGGCGCGCTTGCAGATTTATTTGAGCCGGTTCGGCATCGACACCGGCTTTTTCTCGCAGAGCCTGCCGGTGATCTATGCGCTGGTGCTCTTTACGCTGATGAACAAATTGTTGCCCAACGCCAGGGTCAGCTGGAAGGCGGCGTTGGTCGGCGGGCTCTTCACGGCGGTGGCCTTCGAGTTGGCCAAGTGGGGGTTCAATCAGTACATCAATCTGGTTATCTTGGACGCCTACAACAAGATCTACGGAGCGTTGGGGCTCATCCCGATCTTTCTGATCTGGATCTACATCACGTGGTCGATCATCCTCATCGGCGCCGAGATGGCCTATTGCTTCCAGAATCTTCGCAGCATGCTATTGACGCGCCAGCGCGACGAGCACTCTCACGGAGGAAGTCGTCAGTTGTACGATCCTCTGGTCGCCCTCGAGATCTTCGCGCCGGTGGCCTCGGCATTTCACCGCGGTGACTCGCCGGTGAGCGAGAGGGCGCTGGTAGAGAGCACCCATTACGACCCGACCATCGTGCGTGAGACGATCAAGCGGCTGCTCAAGAGTAACTTTTTGCGTCGGGCCCAGGACAAAAAGAGTAGGGGGCTGTTGCCCGCGCGCTCGCTCGACACGATTCGGCTCGATGAACTTGTCGCGGTCTTTTTGCAGGACCACGTCGCCCAGGGTTCGCGGCCGGTCGACCGTCTGTGGGAGGAATTCCGCACGAGCACCCGACGCACCCTGGAAGGGTATACAGCACTGGAGTTGGTCGATTTTGATGCCTTGCCTCCCGAAATCGAGGAGGCGTTCGACGAGCCGGCGGTCGACGAGCCTGCGGCCGACGGGATGGCGGTCTGA
- a CDS encoding DUF465 domain-containing protein: MSKSTARRDDLFEEASLEQLKSEHQNLEHRLRMLSRPRSKSPEELAEMQRIKKKKLAIKDKMMSMQG; encoded by the coding sequence ATGTCCAAATCGACAGCTAGACGCGACGATCTTTTCGAGGAAGCATCGCTCGAGCAGCTGAAAAGCGAGCATCAAAATCTCGAGCACCGTCTACGAATGCTAAGCCGCCCCCGCTCCAAATCACCGGAGGAACTCGCAGAGATGCAGCGCATCAAGAAGAAGAAGCTGGCGATCAAGGACAAGATGATGTCGATGCAAGGATAG